The nucleotide window GTAACTGCCTCACTTTTTATTCAGGTTCTATGTGGTAAAGATCTAGCAACTGAACAAACCGCAAGCCGAATGGTGAATCTGCTGAGACAGCTTCAGCAGACTTTGCCACCAGCTACCTTGGCCTCAACATGGTCATCCTTGCAGCCCCAACAACAGCTTGCTTTGCAATCAATCCTCTCATAACAGAACCTTTGGAAGCATTTAGCATGTAGCTggtttcagaaaaaaaaaaaactcaaaatccaGCATCGCCTTGCCTGGCATGTGTTTGTTGAAAGTATATTTATTACCCATTCTTTTTCCATAAGGTGGTTATCCTCAACAGTTGTGTTTGCATGATGTTTGGCAGCAACACAGCAACAGGTTGAGCTAGAAAGTCAAGTCGACaattgaatgaattgaatttttagtCTGGTTGTAGAATGTGTAAATTACAAGTGTTAAATCTATGATCGGAGATCGAGTTTGGAAGAAAAAGGATGTATTTATGGCTTTGTTAAGGGTTTTGTGGAGAGGGTTGTCTTGTGGGTAAGGCAATTCCTATAGCAGTTTTGATCCTATTGTGATTGTTCTCTGAAAAATTCTAGACATACATACCAATTTGTGATTGTGATTATATTTAAACTGAAATTTTGGGTGGTGATTCTTTGATTTCCTTTGCAAATTGCATCTCTCACTTTTGTTTTATCACTAGTTTAGAAGTGTGATATGTTATGGTGTATTATTTATTGACTTGAGATAGAGAGTAATGTTCCACATTGGAAGTATTATTTTGAATCTGTTGTCCCATTTTCTTAGTACAAAATTTGAGATGTATTGAAACTACTTGTATGAATTGCGAAGACggtgatattttgtttttagcCATTATTTGTGTCAACATGAAGACCGTTTTAATGTTTGAATACTAATGCGTTACTATCCCAAAGGCAGGCCAGAGCAGTGACAAAATTGTAATACTTTACTAAATCCAAATTAACCATTAGCTATATGAGACTGACTGCAAGAAAGATGCCGACAGGGGAGTTTTCCTGTATTcactaaaatattaaacttcACCATCCTTGGATTTTATGGTGCCTAATGTGAAAATTGGTTTGGAAAagcattaattttgagaatgaGAGAAAAACCATATTTAGTTTCTTAAagcaaattaaatttgtttaaagatgattaagtaattttaattttgtacaagacaatatataaatacagctatttgtatttattttgaatacataaattagtagtatttgatatgtattatcatataattgaattattttaaattaaagattagaTAACACTCAATCACGTGATAATATCTATaagtgtatctatttatgtattcaaaatactcacgcataatattatttttcaaatatcactattaaataaagttttatttataacattCAATTCccacaaaaaaaattcaaaccaagatGATTACATCTCTCCAAGGAACTCTTCAACAACAACAGTTGCCATACATACAAATTTATGAGTTGAAAGAAAGGGTCAAGTCATGTGTTCCGCCCAAATTATGATAAACTAACAATCCCCTATCCTTTACGTTTAAAAAGTTCAAGTTTTCTGACGTTCTCTTTCATTAATGAATTCCCatattttcagtttaaattatTGGTTTGTTCTTTGTTAGCATAATAACAAAAATGGTCTCACCAGTTCATACAAATTTCATATAccattatgtttttatttttattgaaatcataAAAATACTATTGTCGTCAAAATTACAACTCTTCCTCGATTCGATATCATTCAACAATTCTTTTTGTTATAATCAAGGATTTTTTTTGGAAGATAACTTAAATAACAAATAAGTGAGATTTCAATCAtgagaataaaataattgtctTACCCTTTCACACAACTGTCTTACCTTTCCATATAacgatttttattaaaaaaagtagaTCACATGTGAacaaatagatttttcaaacttaaatatgaaaatttgttatttcatccaagtttagatgggaaatagtaatttggccttgaaaaattttaattcctcaTAGTTAgttaaagattataaataagtttgaagttttctaagtattttttatagtaataaaactatatgtataactttatatatagtattatctttctctaatttaaaattatttaattatattatgatatattattatttatataaaaaattacgcACAATTTTTGTACACACAATACTACTCTTTTTATGGTGACTtcagtttaaaatatatacttaaattttttaaaataagactTAATTACagttttattaatgtttaattaacaCTAATCCATATCAAATGTTTGACTAGAagcttcatttttaattaaatagaaCAAACAGGGCCCATATGAGTGAGGCAAGTAGGCCCATTTCTGATGGAGCTTGGACAGGATAAACCCATGAGCTCATGAGATTctccataaataaataaaatattaaatgaaaacaacatttatctttaaaaaaaataaaattccaacCACTCTAAAAAGTGAGAATTTGTAATGTTGTGTGAATAGAGATTCCACCCAAGAAAGCATCCTCCATGAGATTCCCTTTAGACTAGCATTTGTTTTAACCTTAAAACTTAACCCACTTCATCTTCAACCTAACTTCTCCAAGTGTCATCCCTCCATTAATTTTGCTTCTTGTTTCCTTTGACCAAGTGATCAAGAAGAGGCCAGCAACTCACCCTCCATCCAATACCCCTTTGATGTTTACAACTCAAAGGGTTGACTCGTGCCTGCCCCCCAATTTTGGAGATGGCTTGCATGTTTTCTTATTGGGGTCTCTTtcgtaattttgaaaattcttaggtggaaaatgtttattttattataatgaatCATATTCATGGTTAGATAcaggagagaaaaaataaaatttttaagattttttttttttttttgagatataATTACTCAAGGAAGCATGATTGAGTCTTATCTCAAAGCTTTGAGAAATCGGTCAGCTTCAAATGGAACAAAACTCAATGACATGATGCCAAATAACAAACAGACGAGCAACCCACTAATAGAACAAACATTTTAGACTTTCAAACTTCATTCTCTTCAACTATATATTAACTCCTTTCTCAGCTCTTTTCCTCAGTGAATTCTCAACTTCTTCTGTGAGCATTTTCAATGGGACACCATCTCCAAAGTCAGCACAAAGGTGTCTCATCTTCAGCCAAAAAACAAACGAAATTCAAAGAGAGAGCATCATCAAACACCACAGCAAAGACTTGCAAAAAAAGCAAGTTTGTTGGGGTGAGGCAAAGGCCTTCTGGGAAATGGGTGGCTGAGATTAAAGACACAACCCAGAAGATTAGAATGTGGCTCGGTACATTTGAGACTGCTGAAGAAGCAGCAAGAGCTTACGATGAAGCTGCCTGCCTTCTCCGTGGATCCAATACGAGAACCAACTTTGCCACTCCTGTTTTTACCAATTCCAACCTCTCTTTAAAGATCAGAAACCTGCTTAATCACAAAAAGAGCCTCAAACAAAGCCCCCCCGCACAATCCACCACGGTTACCAACACAAAAGCTAGCATTAAACCAAGTACTATAGTTAGTACTAATAGTAGTATTGTGAGTGATAGTATAAACAATGACAGTTTTCTTTATAATGGCATGAAGCAAGATGGCCTTGTGTTTGAAGATGCATACAAGCCTGATTTGAGCAGCTGTATCGCAGAACTTGAACCGAGTACTTCTCATTTTGATCATTCATGGCCATTCCCAACTGGGTTTGATCCGGTTCCATTTGCTCCACAAGGAGGGTTCCAATTGCCTAAACAT belongs to Mangifera indica cultivar Alphonso chromosome 2, CATAS_Mindica_2.1, whole genome shotgun sequence and includes:
- the LOC123208950 gene encoding ethylene-responsive transcription factor ERN1 translates to MGHHLQSQHKGVSSSAKKQTKFKERASSNTTAKTCKKSKFVGVRQRPSGKWVAEIKDTTQKIRMWLGTFETAEEAARAYDEAACLLRGSNTRTNFATPVFTNSNLSLKIRNLLNHKKSLKQSPPAQSTTVTNTKASIKPSTIVSTNSSIVSDSINNDSFLYNGMKQDGLVFEDAYKPDLSSCIAELEPSTSHFDHSWPFPTGFDPVPFAPQGGFQLPKHNGLFPEYPADIELSEFERMKVERQISASLYAMNGVNDYLENAFDYQSQAVWDLPSVAQTSLFFSQCHEF